TAGAAGGTATACGCATGGCCGTTATTGGAAAACAGAAACCATTTCAGATCGATAATGCCGGTGCCGCCCGGCTCTCCGCACAGTGCGCCTTTGATAAACAGATCGTGAACACCGGTGAGCGTTTCATCCATGGAAAGGCGGTGAATTACTCCGCCGCGCCATCCGCCGGTTGGATACGTTCTCAGCCGCTCTTCTTCGTTGGTCAGGATCAATGTTCCATTATCGACATTATCGATTCGAAAATCAAAAAGGCACCCGCACTTGTCGCCGCAGGAGTAGAATACATACATGAACGCATACCCGCTCCCGAAATCGACATCCTTGTACATCACCCAGTCATCGATATGAAAACTGCCGATCCCCCGGCTCGAGCAATACTTGCCGTCATTGGTGGAATCACAGGTGCAGACCCATGTGCTCTGCGATGAATCATACCAGGTGCAGAAGACGG
This genomic stretch from Chitinivibrionales bacterium harbors:
- a CDS encoding carbohydrate-binding protein — encoded protein: MKNVWGHIHCLVLIAAGHFAVSTALFAAVNPADTVFCTWYDSSQSTWVCTCDSTNDGKYCSSRGIGSFHIDDWVMYKDVDFGSGYAFMYVFYSCGDKCGCLFDFRIDNVDNGTLILTNEEERLRTYPTGGWRGGVIHRLSMDETLTGVHDLFIKGALCGEPGGTGIIDLKWFLFSNNGHAYTFYDATPEPYISIPQVTPAKPHEFSENSPSIITDRHSIVVNLKNRGEHTISFLRPDGTMLVSESTAGRSSYLMSTIKLVPGLYILQITGADMAPMRYRYLKQ